Proteins encoded within one genomic window of Paramisgurnus dabryanus chromosome 11, PD_genome_1.1, whole genome shotgun sequence:
- the LOC135729684 gene encoding eukaryotic translation initiation factor 2 subunit 2-like → MSEDEILFDPSTTKKKKKKKKPFMVDEDGDGQGEEVQQPEQHEVEPDAREEPEMELEEDEFKKKEPLDDLDDLNFFNQKKKKKKPKKTIDNDIEEGMKELKIEGEVLQEEAVVEDEDLDLMLRGKKKKPKKVEFADESDIVEKDDVTEDEKNTDGITFSSQSGPAWAGSERDYTYDELLSRVFNIMREKNPDMVAGEKRKFVMKPPQVVRVGTKKTSFVNFTDICKLLHRQPKHLLAFLLAELGTSGSIDGNNQLVIKGRFQQKQIENVLRRYIKEYVTCHTCRSPDTTLQKDTRLYFLQCETCHSRCSVASIKTGFQAVTGKRAQLRAKAN, encoded by the exons ATGTCAGAAGACGAG ATTTTATTCGACCCCAGCACAAccaagaaaaagaagaagaagaagaagcccttCATGGTGGATGAGGATGGAGATGGGCAGGGAGAGGAGGTTCAACAGCCTGAGCAGCATGAGGTTGAGCCTGATGCCAGAGAGGAGCCAGAGATGGAGCTAGAAGAGGATGAGTTTAAGAAAAAGG AGCCTTTGGATGATTTGGACGATCTGAATTTCTttaatcagaagaaaaagaagaagaagccgAAGAAAACAATAGACAACGACATTGAAGAAGGCATGAAG GAGCTAAAAATTGAAGGAGAAGTGCTGCAGGAGGAGGCGGTGGTGGAGGATGAAGATTTAGACCTGATGCTACGaggaaagaaaaagaaacctAAAAAAGTGGAATTTGCTGACGAAAGTGACATTGTGGAAAAAGATGACG TCACAGAAGATGAGAAAAACACTGATGGCATCACATTCAGCTCCCAGTCGGGTCCGGCATGGGCAGGTTCAGAGAGAGACTACACATATGATGAG tTGTTGAGCCGAGTGTTTAACATCATGAGGGAGAAGAATCCTGATATGGTGGCAGGTGAAAAGAGGAAGTTTGTGATGAAGCCGCCTCAGGTTGTCCGAGTTGGGACCAAGAAAACATCCTTTGTCAACTTTACGGACATCTGCAAACT GTTGCATCGACAGCCTAAACATCTTTTGGCGTTCCTGTTAGCCGAGTTAGGAACAAG TGGATCCATAGATGGAAATAATCAGCTTGTGATCAAAGGACGCTTTCAACAGAAACAAATAGAAAACGTTTTGAGAAGATATATAA AGGAATACGTGACATGTCATACCTGCCGCTCACCAGATACAACTCTGCAGAAAGACACACGTCTTTATTTCCTGCAGTGTGAAACCTGTCACTCACGTTGCTCTGTGGCCAGCATTAAAACCGGCTTCCAGGCTGTCACTGGAAAAAGAGCCCAGCTTCGAGCCAAAGCCAACTAA
- the ywhabb gene encoding 14-3-3 protein beta/alpha-B, whose amino-acid sequence MDKPDLVQKAKLAEQAERYDDMAAAMKAVTEGGVELTNEERNLLSVAYKNVVGARRSSWRVISSIEQKTEGNEKKQQMAREYREKIETELQDICNDVLGLLEKFLIPNASPPESKVFYLKMKGDYYRYLSEVASGEAKTTTVENSQKAYQDAFEISKKDMQPTHPIRLGLALNFSVFYYEILNSPDKACHLAKTAFDEAIAELDTLNEDSYKDSTLIMQLLRDNLTLWTSENQGDDAGEVDAEN is encoded by the exons ATGGACAAACCTGACCTGGTGCAGAAAGCCAAACTGGCGGAGCAGGCAGAGCGCTATGACGACATGGCAGCAGCTATGAAGGCTGTAACTGAAGGGGGTGTGGAACTTACCAATGAAGAACGCAACCTGCTTTCTGTGGCATACAAGAACGTGGTGGGTGCTCGCCGGTCCTCCTGGCGTGTCATCTCGAGCATTGAGCAGAAGACAGAGGGCAACGAGAAGAAGCAGCAGATGGCACGCGAGTATCGTGAAAAGATCGAGACTGAGCTGCAGGACATCTGCAATGATGTGCTG GGTTTACTCGAGAAGTTCCTCATTCCCAATGCTTCTCCGCCAGAGAGCAAGGTGTTTTACCTGAAAATGAAAGGCGATTACTATAGATACTTGTCTGAGGTTGCATCTGGAGAAGCAAAGACCA CCACAGTTGAAAACTCTCAAAAAGCTTACCAGGATGCTTTTGAGATTAGCAAGAAAGATATGCAGCCCACACATCCCATACGGTTGGGACTTGCCCTCAACTTCTCGGTTTTCTACTACGAAATCCTCAACTCTCCTGACAAGGCCTGTCATCTTGCCAAAACG GCATTCGATGAAGCCATTGCTGAGCTCGACACTTTAAACGAGGATTCCTACAAAGACAGCACCTTGATCATGCAGCTTCTAAGGGATAACCTCACT CTTTGGACGTCAGAAAATCAGGGCGACGATGCGGGTGAGGTCGATGCCGAGAACTAG